One segment of Formicincola oecophyllae DNA contains the following:
- the ubiG gene encoding bifunctional 2-polyprenyl-6-hydroxyphenol methylase/3-demethylubiquinol 3-O-methyltransferase UbiG: MPPSQHAHQGGGHHGSSQGGAPRARHASSINAEEIAHFDALADEWWNPKGPMAPLHAMNPARTDWVKAQVEKHLKPAPSQEQGGQCLHLLDMGCGAGLASERYARLGFDTLGCDASPSALAAARAHLASHPLGRGAGTLHYHHGSAEELAAAGKTFDVVSALEIVEHVNNPAQFIKNLAALVRPGGCVALSTLNRTVKSFLVAKVGAEYVLRMVEKGTHDWRKFITPAELEAMGTQAGLRLVAMSGLNPHGSSWRAGGGVDVNYITLFQKPAP, translated from the coding sequence ATGCCACCATCCCAGCATGCCCACCAGGGGGGTGGCCATCATGGTTCAAGCCAAGGGGGGGCGCCCCGCGCCCGCCACGCCAGCAGCATCAACGCTGAGGAGATAGCCCATTTCGATGCCTTGGCTGATGAATGGTGGAACCCTAAAGGCCCCATGGCGCCCCTTCATGCCATGAACCCAGCGCGCACCGACTGGGTGAAGGCGCAGGTGGAAAAACACCTAAAGCCAGCACCCAGCCAGGAGCAGGGAGGGCAATGCTTGCATTTGTTGGACATGGGATGTGGCGCTGGATTGGCCAGCGAACGTTACGCAAGGCTTGGCTTTGACACCCTTGGTTGTGATGCAAGCCCCAGTGCCCTGGCAGCTGCGCGCGCCCACCTTGCCAGCCACCCCTTGGGTAGGGGGGCCGGCACCCTCCATTACCACCACGGCAGCGCTGAGGAGCTGGCGGCGGCTGGCAAGACGTTTGACGTAGTGAGCGCGCTTGAGATTGTTGAGCACGTCAACAACCCAGCGCAGTTCATCAAGAACTTGGCTGCCCTAGTGCGGCCTGGGGGCTGCGTTGCGCTGTCCACCCTCAACCGCACAGTGAAGTCATTCCTGGTGGCCAAGGTGGGCGCTGAATATGTACTGCGAATGGTGGAGAAAGGCACCCATGACTGGCGTAAGTTCATCACCCCCGCTGAGCTTGAGGCCATGGGCACCCAGGCTGGCCTGCGCCTGGTGGCGATGAGCGGCCTGAACCCCCATGGCAGCAGCTGGCGCGCTGGCGGTGGTGTTGATGTTAATTACATCACCCTGTTCCAGAAACCGGCCCCTTGA
- a CDS encoding lactonase family protein: MSTTVTRRHFALGAAALGAAATLSAQPAHASVENMEDTNVEPTGPGRIICYVGGYTKHGPPGVDGYGLGIASFQMDRSTGALTPLDTFTDIDSPSFIVLSKNQRHLYALSEIDDFNKEGDGCVTAFAVDPRTGALTKQDVVSSGGAVPAFISIHPSGKYVLCANYVGGSVSVLPIKADGSLGEATDVVRITGPKMPERAADNPVGNFAVSDHSGSHPHMIAATPDGQFVLADDAGLDRVYVWRLDLKTGKLIPAAVPFYQMLPGSAPRHFVFNKQGTLLYNLCEQDSHVVVSKFNPKTGAMTVMQRVIALPPYFKGSSLAAEILISEDDKHVYVSNRLGDSIAVFGVNPDGTLTLQDELWTHADYGRAMEFDPTRNFLFVANQRSDTVTSFRHNKRDGQLKFTKLYTPVGTPTTLAFLITQP; the protein is encoded by the coding sequence ATGTCAACAACCGTTACGCGGCGCCATTTCGCCCTGGGCGCTGCCGCCCTGGGCGCCGCCGCCACATTGAGCGCGCAGCCAGCCCATGCTTCTGTGGAGAACATGGAAGACACCAACGTGGAGCCCACAGGCCCTGGGCGTATTATCTGCTATGTTGGTGGTTACACCAAGCATGGTCCGCCTGGCGTGGATGGTTACGGCCTTGGCATTGCCTCTTTCCAGATGGACCGCTCAACAGGCGCCCTAACCCCGCTTGACACCTTCACGGACATTGACAGCCCCTCCTTCATCGTTCTGTCCAAAAACCAGCGCCACCTCTACGCGTTGAGCGAAATTGACGACTTCAACAAGGAAGGCGATGGCTGCGTCACTGCTTTTGCCGTTGACCCCCGCACAGGCGCCCTGACCAAGCAGGACGTTGTCAGTTCAGGGGGGGCAGTACCTGCTTTCATCAGCATTCACCCTTCTGGCAAATATGTTCTGTGCGCCAACTATGTTGGCGGCAGCGTCTCCGTCCTGCCCATTAAGGCTGATGGCAGCTTGGGGGAGGCCACAGACGTCGTGCGCATCACAGGTCCCAAAATGCCTGAACGCGCAGCAGACAACCCCGTGGGCAACTTTGCTGTCTCCGACCACTCAGGGTCTCACCCCCACATGATCGCTGCCACGCCTGACGGCCAGTTCGTCCTGGCGGACGATGCCGGGCTGGACCGCGTCTATGTGTGGCGCCTTGACCTTAAGACGGGCAAGCTCATCCCCGCTGCTGTGCCATTCTACCAGATGCTGCCCGGCTCCGCGCCGCGCCATTTCGTGTTCAACAAGCAGGGCACGCTGCTCTATAATCTGTGCGAGCAGGACTCCCATGTTGTGGTGTCCAAGTTCAACCCGAAGACGGGTGCCATGACGGTCATGCAGCGCGTTATCGCCCTGCCGCCTTACTTCAAGGGCTCTTCCCTGGCAGCTGAAATCCTCATCTCCGAGGATGACAAGCATGTTTACGTCTCCAACCGCCTGGGCGATTCCATTGCCGTGTTCGGCGTCAACCCTGACGGCACCCTGACGCTCCAGGATGAGCTCTGGACCCACGCTGACTATGGCCGCGCCATGGAGTTCGACCCCACAAGGAACTTCCTGTTCGTTGCCAACCAGCGCTCCGACACCGTGACGTCATTCCGCCACAACAAGCGTGATGGGCAGCTGAAGTTCACCAAGCTGTACACGCCTGTGGGTACCCCAACCACCTTGGCGTTCCTCATCACCCAGCCCTAA
- a CDS encoding aspartate kinase, translating to MKFGGTSVADLDRIRHVAKRVQAERARGNRVAVVVSAMAGVTNQMVGFCHDLDPLAPAAEADAVVASGEQVTSGLLAIALNNLGVPSRSFQGWQVALHTDTAYGHAAIESVDGEAVLASLQKNEVPVMAGFQGLSPEGRIATLGRGGSDTSAVALAAAIGAARCDIYTDVDGVYTSDPRIVKNAQRLRHVAYEEMLELASGGAKVLQTRSVGLAMRERVLVRVLSSFSDVEPGRDTGTVVADEDASVEKKLVTGIAYSIDEAKFTLSRVPDQPGVAGRLFKALSEAAINIDMIVQAIGEDGTTNLTFTAARSDEARTIRLLEELRAEIPYGALLSSRNVAKISVVGVGMRSNPGVAATMFSTLAERGINVQVISTSEIKVSVLIDAEYAELAMRALHTAYGLDGPAEGAA from the coding sequence ATGAAGTTTGGCGGCACCTCCGTGGCTGACCTGGACCGCATTCGCCATGTTGCCAAGCGTGTTCAGGCGGAGCGCGCCAGGGGTAACCGCGTTGCGGTGGTGGTATCAGCTATGGCGGGCGTCACCAACCAAATGGTTGGCTTCTGCCACGACCTGGACCCCCTCGCCCCAGCGGCGGAGGCGGACGCCGTCGTGGCCAGTGGGGAGCAAGTTACCAGCGGGCTGCTGGCCATCGCGCTCAATAACCTTGGGGTGCCGTCACGCTCTTTCCAGGGGTGGCAGGTGGCGCTGCACACTGACACTGCTTATGGCCATGCCGCCATTGAAAGCGTTGACGGCGAAGCGGTTCTGGCCAGCCTCCAGAAAAACGAAGTACCCGTCATGGCTGGCTTCCAGGGCCTCAGCCCTGAAGGGCGCATCGCGACATTGGGGCGTGGCGGTTCGGACACTTCCGCTGTGGCGCTGGCTGCCGCCATCGGGGCTGCGCGCTGCGATATTTATACTGATGTTGATGGCGTCTACACCAGCGACCCGCGCATTGTGAAAAACGCCCAGCGCCTGCGCCATGTCGCTTACGAGGAAATGCTGGAGCTGGCTTCAGGCGGCGCCAAAGTGCTGCAAACACGCAGCGTGGGCCTGGCCATGCGGGAACGCGTCCTGGTGCGCGTCCTGTCGTCATTCAGTGATGTTGAACCAGGCCGCGACACTGGCACCGTCGTCGCCGATGAGGATGCAAGCGTGGAAAAGAAACTCGTCACAGGCATTGCCTACTCCATTGATGAAGCCAAGTTCACCCTGAGCCGCGTGCCAGACCAGCCCGGCGTAGCGGGGCGCTTGTTCAAAGCCCTTTCAGAAGCCGCTATCAACATTGACATGATCGTCCAGGCCATTGGGGAGGACGGCACCACCAACCTGACCTTCACCGCCGCCCGCAGTGACGAGGCCCGCACCATTCGCTTGTTGGAGGAGCTGCGCGCTGAAATTCCCTATGGCGCGCTGCTGTCATCGCGCAACGTGGCCAAAATCAGCGTTGTGGGGGTTGGCATGCGTTCCAATCCAGGTGTGGCGGCCACCATGTTCAGCACCTTGGCTGAGCGCGGTATTAATGTTCAGGTGATCTCCACCAGTGAAATCAAGGTATCCGTGTTGATTGATGCTGAATACGCTGAACTGGCCATGCGGGCGCTGCACACCGCTTATGGCCTTGACGGCCCTGCTGAGGGGGCGGCCTGA
- a CDS encoding DUF2147 domain-containing protein: MARSENPMGAGMTESGQPEPGKPGMAVEGPRQRPAAKPRLGYGLGAMAALLLGAWGIPAQAVGGGKGTAPTVTTVQGAVQASVTAPPDDHDDDDDESDDREVSWQEAMDAVRGEWLVSNKEGIFDVGPCSATDRRLCGWIIGLKYRTPQPPRDYWGRSECGLGLLMRFNKTHSGRWVGHILDPRTGRIYQATVWRNKKGQMELHGYIGLPIFGQTEIWTRFKGPEPGAQCKMDPNIH; this comes from the coding sequence TTGGCAAGAAGTGAGAACCCCATGGGCGCTGGCATGACAGAATCAGGGCAGCCTGAACCAGGGAAGCCTGGCATGGCTGTGGAAGGGCCGCGGCAACGCCCTGCGGCCAAACCGCGCCTAGGTTATGGTCTTGGCGCCATGGCGGCGCTGCTGCTGGGGGCATGGGGGATTCCTGCCCAGGCTGTGGGGGGTGGCAAGGGTACCGCACCCACCGTCACCACAGTGCAGGGGGCTGTTCAAGCTTCCGTTACGGCCCCGCCTGATGACCACGACGATGATGACGATGAGTCAGATGACCGGGAAGTCAGCTGGCAGGAGGCCATGGACGCTGTGCGGGGGGAGTGGCTGGTTTCCAACAAGGAGGGCATTTTCGATGTTGGCCCTTGCAGCGCCACCGACCGGCGCCTGTGCGGTTGGATCATCGGCTTGAAATACCGCACCCCTCAGCCCCCCCGTGATTACTGGGGGCGTTCTGAATGTGGACTTGGCTTGTTGATGCGCTTCAACAAAACGCACAGTGGGCGCTGGGTGGGGCACATTCTCGACCCTCGCACAGGGCGCATTTACCAAGCGACCGTATGGCGCAACAAAAAAGGCCAGATGGAGCTCCACGGCTATATCGGTCTGCCCATTTTTGGCCAAACCGAAATCTGGACGCGCTTCAAGGGGCCTGAACCAGGCGCCCAATGCAAAATGGACCCCAACATTCACTGA